One part of the Verrucomicrobiia bacterium genome encodes these proteins:
- a CDS encoding alanine--tRNA ligase-related protein → MTKLLYYEDKWLFEFSASVIAAGEFKGKPAVELDQTAFYPEGGGQPADRGFVGGVAVLDCQKTDGAVWHVLEKPLPAQIGATVSAQVDGERRFHNMQKHTGQHLLSAVFLKEGWPTVSVHFGEEESTLDLSGRELGAEVLRKIEERANRLVFKNVPVKIFWATEEELPALGLRKTPEVFGKYRIVEIEGVDRSACGGTHLDSTGQIGMIKILSTEKVRDTQRVYFACGWGAYRLFAKSYEDLAALAKKMTRGIFEVAPAVSTLIEESQKLRREASFLREQLLPQKAAELEKEFANAAGFSFLGKIYDREAEEMKKLAQLLVQKPGRAVFLASNAGSWVLVTSPDLAVDLTVLVKEILFPLGAKGGGSGNFRQGGGLKDFGAACSKVLEYLKNKLGA, encoded by the coding sequence ATGACCAAACTTTTGTACTACGAGGACAAATGGCTTTTCGAGTTCTCCGCGTCGGTGATCGCCGCCGGGGAATTCAAGGGAAAACCGGCCGTGGAGCTGGACCAGACCGCCTTCTACCCGGAGGGGGGAGGGCAGCCTGCGGATAGGGGTTTCGTCGGCGGGGTCGCCGTGCTCGACTGCCAGAAAACGGACGGCGCGGTCTGGCACGTTCTGGAAAAGCCCCTTCCGGCGCAAATCGGCGCAACCGTTTCCGCACAAGTCGACGGCGAGCGGCGCTTCCACAACATGCAAAAGCACACCGGCCAGCATCTTCTGTCCGCCGTTTTTTTAAAAGAAGGGTGGCCGACCGTTTCCGTGCACTTTGGCGAAGAGGAATCGACCCTGGATTTGTCCGGGCGGGAGCTTGGTGCCGAAGTTTTGAGGAAGATCGAAGAGCGGGCTAACCGGCTCGTTTTCAAAAACGTCCCGGTCAAAATCTTCTGGGCAACGGAAGAAGAATTGCCTGCCCTGGGATTGCGCAAAACGCCGGAAGTTTTCGGAAAATACCGCATCGTCGAAATCGAGGGGGTGGACCGCTCCGCCTGCGGCGGCACCCATCTCGATTCCACCGGCCAGATTGGGATGATTAAAATTCTTTCCACCGAAAAAGTGCGCGATACGCAACGGGTCTATTTCGCCTGCGGCTGGGGGGCGTATCGGCTTTTCGCCAAGAGTTACGAGGATTTGGCGGCTTTGGCCAAGAAGATGACCCGTGGAATCTTCGAGGTCGCCCCGGCGGTTTCCACATTAATAGAAGAAAGCCAGAAGTTGCGGCGGGAGGCCTCCTTTCTGCGCGAACAGCTCCTGCCGCAGAAAGCGGCCGAGCTTGAAAAAGAATTCGCCAACGCTGCTGGTTTTTCCTTTCTGGGTAAAATTTACGACCGGGAGGCCGAGGAGATGAAAAAGCTGGCACAACTTCTGGTTCAGAAGCCGGGCCGCGCCGTCTTTCTGGCCTCGAATGCGGGCAGTTGGGTTTTGGTAACCTCCCCCGACTTGGCCGTGGATCTGACGGTTTTGGTGAAGGAGATTCTTTTTCCGCTGGGAGCCAAGGGGGGCGGCAGCGGCAACTTCCGGCAGGGAGGAGGGTTGAAAGATTTTGGCGCCGCCTGTTCGAAAGTCCTTGAATATTTGAAGAACAAACTTGGTGCATAA
- a CDS encoding DMT family transporter — protein MRFFFALQVVFLSHFARRYSAEKLTFLQLFTCLFFSVPGALLFEPETPAFTPNLITSILVTAALATTLTFYLQTRYQKDTSSTRAGIIYALEPVFAVLFAYLIHGEELSRQDWIGGGLMLTAILIAELGKNR, from the coding sequence GTGCGCTTTTTTTTTGCCCTGCAGGTCGTATTCCTAAGCCATTTTGCCCGCCGCTACTCGGCGGAAAAGCTCACCTTTCTTCAGCTTTTCACCTGTCTTTTTTTCTCGGTTCCCGGCGCCCTTTTGTTTGAGCCGGAAACGCCGGCCTTCACCCCCAATCTCATAACCTCCATTTTGGTCACCGCCGCTTTGGCCACCACGCTCACCTTTTATTTGCAGACCCGCTATCAAAAGGACACCAGCTCCACCCGCGCGGGGATTATTTACGCCCTGGAGCCGGTTTTTGCCGTCCTTTTTGCCTATCTTATTCACGGCGAGGAGCTCTCCCGGCAGGACTGGATTGGCGGCGGGCTGATGCTGACCGCCATCTTGATTGCCGAGCTGGGAAAAAACCGATGA
- a CDS encoding DUF5916 domain-containing protein produces the protein MRVSIFFLLASPALLLAAEPDSTERKVPEHKAVRVTNPIKLDGILSETEWQTPPVTGFIQKDPKEGQPASDSTKVWFAYDDEALFIGARMHCPDSLGIRSLVSRRDQTGNSERIIISLDTYLDRRTAYTFAVAASGTRADYYHATDDEYNRDYSFDPVWEAKTRIDSAGWTAEMRIPLSQLRFNAKDVHTWGFNINRWVPTRNEDDYYVYIPKKETGWSSRMARLNGITGIKPARRLEVIPYGASDATFTYGRDKKNPFDDGVNMKGRTGADIKMGLGPNLTLDATVNPDFGQVEADPARVNLSAFEIIFDEKRPFFVEGNQLLRGNGPAYYYSRRIGAPPRGSASGDYVDRPNTSTILGAGKLTGRLASGLSIGALAALTDEEFAESYDTAGVSYSKTLVAPRTGFGVLRLQQEFGPSASTAGLSLTGVGRDLSKSRELWQLLTHQAYAGGGDLNLRFKGGEYVLLGTFGFSHIKGDSNALQRVQTSSAHYFQRPDADHVEFKPGRTSLSGYQGFLRFSKNSGKHWLWETSIGAESPGFELNDAGRLNSADDIDFFGALKYRENQPGKYLQNYNLAFYAGRGWNFGGAHQYTFFDFENNFTFKNFWGLFLGSEIYPRSFSDDVTRGGPMMKDPFGWNVAAQISSNFASNTNWYLYGMYDKNEIGHWYYYLESKLGVRTSGRWEFSVLPYYERGLTIRQYIATLGGGRPETFGNRYVFAYLDQSTLATQFRINYAFTPDLTLELYAEPFAASGKFYNFGELEAPKTTLPAQYGTNGTTITYDSSSRTYTVTDGTSSFTLDNPDFNILSFRSNVVLRWEWLRGSTMYFVWARNLSEFEAQGRHVRPSRLWDAFTTGGDVFVALKISYWIPVS, from the coding sequence ATGCGGGTCTCTATCTTTTTTTTGCTGGCTTCACCGGCGCTGCTTTTGGCGGCCGAGCCGGATTCCACGGAAAGAAAAGTCCCCGAACACAAGGCCGTCCGGGTCACCAACCCCATAAAACTGGACGGCATCCTCTCCGAGACGGAATGGCAGACCCCCCCTGTCACCGGATTTATCCAAAAAGACCCGAAGGAGGGGCAGCCCGCTTCCGATTCCACCAAAGTCTGGTTCGCCTACGACGACGAGGCGCTTTTCATCGGCGCCCGGATGCACTGCCCCGATTCGCTCGGCATCCGCTCCCTGGTTTCCCGCCGGGACCAGACCGGCAATTCGGAGCGGATCATCATCTCCTTGGACACCTATCTGGACCGCCGCACCGCCTACACCTTCGCCGTGGCGGCCTCCGGCACGCGGGCCGACTACTACCACGCCACGGACGACGAATACAACCGGGATTATTCCTTCGACCCGGTCTGGGAGGCGAAAACGAGAATCGATTCGGCCGGCTGGACGGCGGAGATGCGCATTCCGCTTTCACAGCTGCGCTTCAACGCCAAGGATGTGCACACTTGGGGATTCAACATCAACCGCTGGGTTCCCACCCGCAACGAGGATGACTATTACGTGTACATTCCGAAAAAAGAGACCGGCTGGTCCTCCCGCATGGCCCGCTTGAACGGCATCACCGGCATCAAGCCCGCCCGGCGGTTGGAAGTGATTCCCTACGGCGCCTCGGACGCCACTTTCACCTACGGCCGGGACAAGAAAAACCCGTTCGACGACGGGGTGAACATGAAAGGGCGCACCGGGGCGGATATCAAAATGGGTTTGGGGCCAAATCTGACTTTGGATGCCACTGTCAATCCCGACTTCGGGCAGGTGGAAGCCGACCCGGCCCGGGTGAACCTTTCCGCCTTCGAAATCATCTTTGACGAAAAGCGCCCCTTCTTTGTCGAGGGAAACCAGCTTTTGCGGGGGAACGGCCCGGCCTACTACTACTCCCGGCGGATCGGCGCGCCGCCGCGGGGTTCGGCTTCCGGCGATTACGTGGACCGTCCCAACACCTCCACCATTCTGGGGGCCGGCAAGCTGACCGGGCGGCTGGCCTCCGGACTTTCCATCGGGGCGTTGGCGGCGCTCACCGACGAGGAGTTTGCCGAAAGCTACGACACGGCAGGCGTTTCCTACAGCAAAACGCTGGTCGCCCCCCGCACCGGCTTTGGCGTGTTGCGTCTGCAGCAGGAGTTCGGCCCCTCCGCCTCTACGGCCGGGCTTTCGCTCACCGGCGTGGGGCGGGATTTGTCAAAAAGCCGGGAGCTCTGGCAGCTCCTGACCCACCAGGCGTATGCCGGCGGCGGAGATCTGAATTTGCGTTTCAAGGGAGGGGAATATGTGCTTTTGGGGACGTTCGGCTTCAGCCACATTAAAGGGGACTCGAACGCCCTCCAGCGGGTGCAAACCTCCAGCGCCCATTACTTCCAAAGGCCGGATGCGGACCACGTGGAATTCAAACCGGGGCGCACCTCCCTTTCCGGCTACCAGGGGTTTCTCCGCTTTTCAAAAAACAGCGGCAAGCACTGGCTTTGGGAAACGAGCATCGGGGCGGAATCCCCCGGCTTCGAATTGAACGACGCCGGCCGTTTGAATTCGGCGGACGACATCGACTTTTTCGGCGCTTTGAAATACCGGGAAAACCAGCCGGGGAAATATCTGCAAAACTACAACCTCGCCTTCTACGCCGGGCGGGGGTGGAATTTCGGCGGCGCCCACCAGTACACCTTTTTCGATTTCGAAAACAACTTCACCTTCAAGAATTTCTGGGGACTTTTTCTCGGCTCCGAAATTTATCCCCGCTCCTTCAGCGACGACGTCACCCGCGGCGGCCCCATGATGAAAGACCCCTTCGGCTGGAACGTTGCCGCGCAGATTTCAAGCAATTTCGCCTCCAATACCAACTGGTATTTGTACGGGATGTATGACAAAAACGAAATCGGGCACTGGTATTACTATCTGGAAAGCAAACTGGGGGTGCGGACTTCGGGGCGGTGGGAGTTTTCCGTTCTGCCGTATTACGAACGGGGGCTTACGATTCGGCAGTATATCGCCACACTGGGCGGGGGGAGGCCGGAAACGTTCGGCAACCGCTACGTTTTTGCCTATCTCGACCAGAGCACTTTGGCGACGCAGTTTCGAATCAACTACGCCTTCACCCCGGATTTGACGCTTGAACTGTACGCCGAGCCGTTTGCGGCCTCCGGAAAATTTTACAACTTCGGGGAGCTGGAGGCGCCCAAGACGACCTTGCCCGCGCAGTATGGAACCAATGGCACCACCATTACTTACGACAGTTCTTCGCGGACGTACACGGTGACGGACGGCACGTCCAGCTTTACGCTCGACAATCCGGATTTCAACATTCTCTCCTTCCGCAGCAACGTGGTTTTGCGATGGGAGTGGCTGCGGGGGAGCACGATGTATTTTGTCTGGGCGCGGAATTTATCCGAGTTTGAAGCGCAGGGGCGGCACGTTCGCCCGAGCCGGCTTTGGGACGCCTTTACCACCGGCGGGGATGTTTTCGTCGCGTTAAAAATCAGCTACTGGATCCCGGTCAGTTAG
- the lptD gene encoding LPS assembly protein LptD, with the protein MHNILRSLPAVGVFLLLFLPCQSVFAQQTSSKKSERLELLPGARSLFHTEVRGEEVTWVVGNVHFRQGEGDFRADSARWHQKANRVVLAGRVKIRYPEYELRADSVRYDAKTKEGWAYGKIRYEDLKEKTVLLGERGRYEREKKYLLIDQKPEMQLLPAASDTSKPETTFVWARKLEFYGDEEKGVGTDSVRIRRGKVFAYSQKAVFLRKEEKLVLTEKPRGGDDKSEVAGERLTLHFKNNRVHRLSAEKKARALYRDLADTTRSELAADSITFHFEGDAPALIRALGQAYIYYNQADGKLKNHASGDSVHLHLKDRRVEKVSVLGGGQGTYYAFPENKPGGDTVYYQAGEIEYQIPPNKIFLLSRAETRYQNLTLEADSMLYDGKAELLYASGFADTMKNVTKRVLKDGKDEVAYDRLAYDFSTKKGKMKSSRTQLVEGYYRGADVSRVSEEEVFIRNGWFTTCDAEHPHYYFSSAHMKLIHRNRMIAKPVVLRIAGVPLAAIPFYIFPLKPGRHSGILNLRIGSFGNDRRGIHNIGYYFALSDYYDLTTAVDVDETGGDLNLLFRSGVNYAWRYRFNGSLSGSYGRVRSVFAIDSAANLLKSRSDRWDFRFNHYQTLSPTATLSGSGNFVSDKNYYPDQSLDLSTRLNRVLNPQVNFSKNLGWGGLSIVAQKTFNLDTDERTSSFPSVSLTKPAKPFFSPGRGKGPAWYHSIFYSYSGNFLNYYNRVRNTDSTTTDRKRATANHSFGLSAPQKIFWLTLSPNFSYTENWFHIYRTNGSEAAGVSSGSFRRGSGSMGISSTTNLYGTFLFRLGSLTGLRHVLSPSVSYSWIPKSTRHQKEAAFVGVGVQTRTAQVLNFSLSQLFQAKFQGEKGERKLDLFTANMSASYNAEANFRRWSELATAVRTSAVPNFSVDFSARHDFYDTLGNGLDRPRLLNFSITSSYNFNRTFSFGPPLSPSEGFASLAGLGGDDNLPFSFSISHTITQIKQPRPVATTQQVNLNASVRLTKTWQISYAQSYDLSSKASSYQEVVLNKDLHCWQGYFSWRPSGFRKGYYFTISVKALPELKISKEPVGLGTFLPSTFR; encoded by the coding sequence GTGCATAACATTCTTCGTTCTTTACCGGCTGTCGGGGTTTTCCTTTTGTTGTTCCTTCCGTGTCAATCAGTTTTTGCCCAGCAAACCTCTTCCAAAAAAAGCGAACGGCTGGAGCTGCTTCCCGGCGCACGCAGTTTGTTCCACACCGAAGTGCGCGGGGAGGAGGTGACCTGGGTCGTCGGCAACGTACATTTCCGGCAGGGGGAGGGGGATTTCCGGGCCGATTCCGCCCGCTGGCATCAAAAAGCCAACCGGGTGGTTCTGGCCGGGCGGGTCAAAATCCGCTACCCGGAATACGAGCTGCGCGCCGATTCCGTCCGCTACGACGCCAAGACCAAAGAGGGGTGGGCTTACGGCAAAATCCGCTACGAGGATTTGAAGGAAAAAACGGTTCTGCTTGGAGAACGGGGGCGCTATGAGCGGGAAAAAAAATATTTACTTATTGACCAAAAGCCGGAAATGCAGCTTTTGCCGGCCGCCTCCGATACTTCCAAGCCGGAAACCACTTTCGTCTGGGCCAGGAAACTGGAATTTTACGGCGACGAGGAGAAGGGAGTTGGGACGGACTCGGTGCGCATCCGCCGGGGAAAGGTTTTTGCGTACTCGCAGAAGGCGGTCTTTTTGCGCAAAGAGGAGAAACTCGTTTTGACCGAAAAGCCGCGCGGCGGGGATGACAAATCAGAAGTCGCGGGCGAGCGGTTGACTTTGCATTTCAAGAATAACCGCGTCCACCGGCTTTCGGCCGAAAAGAAAGCCCGCGCCCTCTATCGGGACTTGGCCGACACCACCCGTTCCGAGCTGGCCGCCGATTCCATCACCTTCCATTTTGAAGGGGATGCTCCGGCTTTGATCCGCGCCCTGGGGCAGGCGTACATCTACTATAATCAGGCGGACGGCAAACTAAAAAACCACGCCTCCGGCGATTCCGTTCATCTGCATTTGAAAGACCGAAGAGTTGAAAAGGTCTCCGTCCTCGGCGGCGGGCAGGGGACTTATTACGCCTTTCCGGAGAATAAACCGGGGGGGGATACCGTCTATTATCAGGCCGGGGAAATCGAATATCAAATCCCCCCCAATAAAATCTTTCTTTTAAGCCGGGCCGAAACCCGCTATCAAAATCTGACTTTGGAAGCGGACTCGATGCTTTACGACGGGAAAGCCGAGCTCCTGTACGCCTCCGGCTTTGCGGATACGATGAAGAACGTGACCAAGCGGGTCTTGAAAGACGGCAAGGATGAGGTGGCCTACGACCGGCTGGCGTACGATTTTTCCACAAAGAAGGGAAAGATGAAAAGCTCCCGCACCCAGTTGGTGGAGGGGTACTACCGGGGGGCGGACGTTTCCCGCGTCTCCGAGGAAGAGGTTTTCATCCGGAACGGCTGGTTCACCACCTGCGACGCCGAGCACCCCCATTACTACTTTTCGTCGGCCCATATGAAGCTCATCCACCGGAACCGGATGATTGCCAAGCCGGTGGTTCTGCGCATCGCCGGCGTCCCTTTGGCCGCCATCCCGTTTTACATCTTCCCGTTAAAGCCGGGGCGGCATTCCGGCATTCTGAATTTGCGCATCGGCAGCTTCGGCAACGACCGGCGCGGCATCCACAACATCGGCTACTATTTCGCCTTGTCCGACTACTACGATTTGACCACCGCGGTGGACGTGGATGAAACGGGCGGGGATTTGAATTTGCTTTTCCGCTCCGGCGTCAACTACGCCTGGCGTTACCGGTTCAACGGGAGCTTGAGCGGTTCCTACGGGCGGGTCCGTTCCGTTTTCGCCATCGATTCCGCCGCCAATTTGTTGAAAAGCCGCTCCGACCGCTGGGATTTTCGCTTCAACCATTACCAGACCCTGTCCCCCACGGCCACCTTGTCCGGCTCCGGCAATTTCGTTTCCGACAAAAATTATTATCCGGACCAGTCCCTCGACCTCTCCACCCGTTTGAACCGGGTCTTGAACCCGCAGGTCAACTTCAGCAAAAATCTGGGTTGGGGGGGGCTTTCGATCGTCGCCCAGAAAACCTTCAATCTCGACACGGACGAGCGCACCTCCTCCTTCCCCTCGGTATCGCTGACCAAGCCGGCCAAGCCGTTTTTCTCCCCGGGCCGGGGGAAAGGCCCGGCCTGGTACCATTCGATTTTCTACAGCTACAGCGGCAATTTTTTGAACTACTACAACCGGGTGCGCAACACGGATTCGACCACCACCGACCGGAAGCGGGCCACCGCCAACCATAGTTTCGGGCTTTCCGCCCCGCAGAAGATTTTCTGGCTGACCTTGTCCCCCAATTTCAGCTACACGGAGAACTGGTTTCACATTTACCGGACGAACGGCTCGGAGGCGGCCGGGGTCTCTTCCGGCAGCTTCCGCCGGGGCTCCGGCTCGATGGGAATCTCTTCCACCACGAATCTCTACGGCACGTTTCTTTTCCGGCTGGGAAGTTTGACCGGACTGCGCCACGTGTTGAGTCCATCTGTTTCCTACTCTTGGATTCCGAAGTCCACCCGCCATCAAAAGGAAGCCGCCTTTGTCGGGGTCGGCGTGCAGACCCGGACCGCACAGGTTTTGAATTTCTCCTTGTCCCAGCTTTTCCAGGCCAAATTTCAAGGGGAAAAAGGGGAACGGAAGCTGGATTTGTTCACTGCCAACATGAGCGCCAGTTACAATGCGGAAGCAAACTTCCGCCGCTGGTCGGAATTGGCCACGGCCGTTCGCACCTCGGCCGTCCCGAATTTCTCCGTCGACTTTTCGGCCCGCCACGATTTTTATGACACGCTCGGCAACGGGCTTGACCGCCCGCGGCTTTTGAATTTTTCGATAACCTCCTCCTACAATTTCAACCGCACCTTCTCCTTCGGCCCGCCCTTGTCACCAAGTGAAGGTTTTGCTTCCTTGGCCGGATTGGGCGGGGATGACAATTTGCCCTTCAGTTTTTCCATCAGCCACACGATCACGCAAATAAAGCAGCCCCGCCCGGTCGCAACCACCCAGCAGGTAAATCTGAACGCCTCCGTCCGGCTGACCAAAACCTGGCAGATCTCCTATGCCCAGAGCTACGATTTGAGTTCCAAGGCCTCCAGCTATCAGGAGGTGGTTTTGAACAAAGACCTGCACTGCTGGCAGGGGTATTTTTCCTGGCGCCCCTCCGGCTTCCGCAAAGGATACTACTTCACCATCTCGGTCAAGGCCCTCCCCGAACTCAAAATCTCCAAGGAACCGGTCGGCCTCGGCACTTTCCTGCCCAGCACGTTTAGATAA